The DNA region TCTTCCATTATtcctttatttctttaattccAGATTTAAACAATGGTGAAAAAAAACTCAGCAAAAGACAAAAAAAGAAATGCAGAATACAATCGAATTAAATCAAATTTGTTTAAAAACGCTcgtgaattttcaattctataagAAGTCCCAGTTTGTACAATTATCTACCCTGAAAAAGGAGATGATCAAACTTAGAAATCAGAAGCCTTTTCATTTAATCGTGGATCTGAAGTACCTCCGGCTGAGATTATTCAACATTATTTAGCAGTTCCTGAGGAAGAAAGGAACAAAAGATCACGTTCAGGCACAGCGAGTGAAATCtgtaaaaatgatcaaaatattaAGTCGGTTAATCAAGATTATGGTGCTAATATGTTTTCCGCTAATGATGGTTCTGAACTTAATCAGATGCTTAATTACTTGGACTCCAAGATTGATTACGTGAAGAGCAAGATTGCAATGAAAAAGAGTTAATCTGAAACACAAATCATCTCAAATAATCAAGTAGCACCTTTGTATCTTGATCACAATGTTGATTATAATAATCAGGTGCCATCATGTGTTGACGATAATTATGGCGGCGGCTTAATGGGTTCAAATTAATCATCCTGTTATTATGATCATATAACTGGGTTTAATCATAATGCGATGCCATTACAATTAGATCGGTATGATAATCATCATACCCAAAAAGATGAAATCTTTTCATTCTCAAATAATCAAGTAGAACCGTTGTATTTTGATCATAATGTTGATTATAATAATCAGGTGCCGTCATATGTTGACGAAATTATGACGGCTTAATGGGTTCAAATTCATCATCCTGTTATTATGATCAAATAACCGGGTTTAATCCTGATGCGGTGCCATTACAATTAGATCAGTATCATGATCATTAAACCCACAAAAATGAAGTCTTTTCATTCAATGGTGGATTCGATTTTGATGTTAATAATGCTAATCAGGTGGGATCATGAAGGGTTTTACGGTATGAATATGATGGGTCACACCTGTTATGATCAAGTTATTGGGTTTGATAATAATGAAATGTCATCACAGTGCTGTGATTCTAATTCTAGTACTATAATGGGTGACTTTGATGATCCAACGTTTTACTTTTTCTAGAATAAgtgttgtcttttttttttttggtttagaaTATGTTGAAAGGAAACTaatttaatttagtaatttGACTAGAGTTGTCGTCTAATTAGGTCATAAACAAaactaaatttcaaattttgaaataaatctAATTACTTAATTCCtcattttttatgctttttgatGACTAAGGTCATAATTTTGTTGATAACTTTTGGTAAACATTTCAAATAATTGATGACTAAATTCATTTTTCTTGTgtacatttaatttttaagtccCATACGtgtgttattgtttgattaCTAATACGTATTATTTTTTAGATAATTGATTAACAATACGTATTGTCTATTAGAGatgtaaataaaaacttaaatagTAGCTAGCGTGATGAAATATTGACAATATATATTctctttttaattataaaaataataatggatcagaaataaaacaatcaatggtaataaataataaatctagTCTTGTACTTATAAAATTAACAGTACATTATAATCAGATCATTTAATTCCTTTACAACCCATATAGTaagattgataattaatcctccATAATAATATAATCATTAACATGAAGTACTCATTACATAAATATCTtaaacaaacataattattggATATATAGTTTTAAACTTAGATAAATtttaaagtatgattaagggataataatcaattaagccTTAAGTAGATAGGCATCAAGATCATGGAAAGTTTTAACAgcaaaatccttaaaaacagTTTCAGGATCAGGAGCATTCTCTGTCGACTTCTCAAACTCACAAGACCACTTTACCAAACTTCCTTCTTCCTTTGGTTTTATTGTGAGATGTGCCTTAAAACTCTTGTAGAAGTTAAGAACTTCTCCTTCCAACACCGAGTACGACACCGTTTTGTTCTCTTCGTCCACGGCTTCTACTTTCTCCTTGGATTTTGTAACAAAGGGGAAACCTGTATGTTAGAATTTGGAAGGTGGTTTAGAAATTAGAATGATCAAATATACATAGTAGACACTTAATTACTATTATAGGATTCATGGGCCCAACATTCTATGGAATATCTTGTTTTTTAGACTTAAACCCGTTAGACTCGCCCCAAACTCAAATTCGCCTTAGACACGTGCTAGACCTAATCTTAATTCGACTCATTAGCAATTTTTTAATCGTTATCATTATATTCAGTATATCTCGCTCCTAGAAGCTATCATCGTCATCATGATACCCATTTTAGAGCTATATTATATCATTTTAAACCTACATTTGATCAAGACTCATTTTAGATCTAGCTAATATCTAAAATTGTTGAGAATGGGTCTTATCTCAATTGGAACATGTACTACTTTCTCCATTCTAAACGTGGATTCTATTAATGGGTCCCCTTTAAGTAACTCTTTCATTCCCATAGCTTATTGCTTTGTactaaaaaaacctaaatctaTATAAACAATGAAATATAAATATCCGACTATAGACACATCATGCTCGATGGGTTAGTGTACCATGGATTTAAAATTTTCCAACTCTATTCACGTGCATGAGCCTAACTCTAATTACTGGGCCCATTATCATCTCTATTTGTCATGTGCAAAGACCACAATAATATGCTATAACTGACCCCAATGGTGAGTGACTTTTATTCAGGGCCGGCCCTAAGCAAGGGCAAGAAGGGCTTGCGCCCAGGGCCcacaaaaaaaatagataaattttGCCTTTGAACTTGAGATTTTATATGATTAACGTGCACATTTAACCAACAAGCCAAAGAgttattaatgataatttttaccttatttactaattattgaattataaataCATGATTACCAAACAAAAAGCGGATAACATCGAGTTCTATTATTGacgtgtaattttttttatattaaaaatttttgtaattataaatatatattttataattaggtcttataatttatttttcacccCAGGCCCTAAAATCTCAGGGTCGGCCCTACTAAATGTTaatcttttatcttttcttGCATTATCAAAGAATTTATTTTCGCTAACCTTAAGTTGTATACACATTTTGAGCTTAAATtgtacacaaatttttgtatgaaattcTTTTATAGGCGGTCTTATTGTGAGACACGCCTCATataagcttcttgttttgagtaGTCTCACCGACTAGAGACAGTCACAAGAATAGCTTTGAAttgtaaaaaaacacaaataagAATACCTTCAGCAAAGTTAACGAGACGAACCGAGCCAACTGCTTTACCATCACCTTCAAGGATATCAATGCTCTTGTAAAGCTCAGGGAAAGCTTTAGGAAATACCTTATCAGATTCCCTAATGCTACTCCAGAACTTATCTGGATTACTCTTAACTTCAACATCTACTTCAAGCTTTCCCTGGGTACTAGCCATTTTTTCTCCTTAATTTATATGATGTGAAATGAAAGACTAAGATGCCATGTTTATATAGGCAAGTTTTCTATGTGAATTGCTTTAAATTTAGAGGCTATTTTCTCAACTGTCTTATTGCATTTATAGGTTGTATAATTAGTCTCCctaatttttagttttgtttatttagtGTTTGGGCCCAAATGCATATGGGTGATATTTGGTTGTGGATGACATTTAATATGGAGGATGAAATTAAATGAATTGTGGAGTTTCATCgttttaatttttagtaataattgaaattaatgATGCTTCATTAAGTTTTGTACTCAGTCGTGAAATTGTGTAATTTTCAAAGATTCAGTTTagttcaatttaattatatataattgttaatAGTTCTAGACAACAAGCCTAGGCCTTAAGTCTTACGGACAACgagaaatgattttttttatttgagacataatcatatcaaaaaataaattaataaacctAATACTCTTACTAATAAAATAGAAATCGATAATTCTTATCCAATATATTTAACATTTGCCTCCATCATATTACTAAACTTGGGACCAACTAATAAAAAACTTATAGATAGTAGCGAAGGTATATAGAGACTGATAAGGGTCCGATCCTCATGATCTAATTTTGCAGTCTATTctcacattttattttttttagtttgatccctttaaatattcaattattgCTTTCTATATAGAGAACAGAGGATTATCTTGTACAAAAGTGGGAGGAATGAGCAGTAAAATGAAAACCACCCCAACAACCAACAGTATGTCTAGTTGGGTAGCAGTAAAATGGACGCACAAGAACCTCCCATTTACATATCACCTGAATTTTTTGGTGCGCCAGTAAAAGTACGGTCTTATTCACCCGCTAGCTGCTGGACTTAATTTATTAATCATAATGGCCGACGGTCGCCGCTCATTATAATAGGCAATTCATTAATGGCTGCAGTTTTCACCAGCTGCACGCTTGCAGCTCTAAAACACAATGGAACACCACTTCACTATATGGACTATAATTTTCCCATTTTTGTTCTATAACTCCAATCTACATCTTCTTCCCTGATCTTCCCCTTTCAATTAAAATACTTCCAATATTAATTCTAGGTACACCTTCGAGTCAACAGTTGAATTCGGATTTCATTTTTTAGATTAGATAGATGTTGGAGAACTACTCACTTATGAATTGTAATCCCATACTGAAGAATTATAGGAAGTGTAagcaatatataatttaataggaACTCAATTTACTGTTAGCTAGTTTTAAAATGAACAAACTTGACATTATACACAAGAAGTAtggattttttgtttgtttttttattaacaattaattattggTTGTTTAATAAAGATAAAGTatgtaaaaaagttaaatacTCATCAAAACAACCATAAGTTTTTCAACTGACTTAAAAGTATTTATATCAAAAAGTCAATCTAAAGTATTTGCTATAAGgatattatttaagaaaaaataaataaataaatggatttaaaaaaatgagagaaatatattgatgaaataaatgaaaagataatttaaaatagtgacACAATTCTTTATAAGGATATAGTGATACCAaagttttaatataaaattgtaaatcaaaaatgtaattcataattattaaaaaaaattattttaatatagtgGAATTTCATTGTTCATATAGTCACATTCTTATCCCTAAAATTTAAGTGAATTATTTACAACAATGTGAATAACTAACGAATGAAtatgtaaattaaaatcaattattcattttaaaatagtgaagtgtcattattcatttcaaatttcgcTAGTTCCAAAACAAAAAAGTCATAGAACTATTGctaattttgtaataaaataaGTACTCCATTAAATAGTGGAGAAGCATATTTTGTTGAGCACTAAGACAAACGTGGCTCAATGACATTCTAATGTGGCACAAGTAGGGCACAACCAGcatactataaaaaaaaaaaaaaaaaaaaaaaaaaaaaaaaaaaaaaaccttagttGATCTGGTAGATAAAATCTACccactattattattagtagagcaataaaatatttttgttttaggtGAGTTAAATTTCACAATTTTAGATATTCAttagtaataaattatttacctACTGAGAAATAAAGCAAAATCTTACTACCATTACATGAgtagtatttaaaaaaatacatcacATATCTATAAACATTAATGTTAGGAGAATAATAGTCCATTTTTATAGCCTATTACTATAAAGAACTAAAACTGAAAATAGAAACATTAGTTATGCTGAtcaacttataatttatatttaataaaataaatttaacttaaTGCTCATTTAGATATTATAATAATGCATATATACAACCTTCAGaactttatatttaatttattacttaaaataatagtGAActaaaaatttatcatcaaattagGCATCATTTTGTGTTTCTAAAAGTTGTGAATATAATTTGATGATTGGaccaaaaagaaataataattaaaagtgcCAACACCATACACATTATGGAGGGAAATAATGCAATAGACAATATTTTATGCATGATAAGGCCATTTTAACAGCCTTAAACATCTTTTCACTCTTTCAAGAGTAATAGTTGGAGGAAAAAGATGTGAATATGAAACCAAATAGAAACTAAAGCTTTTCTTTCCTTATCCAACAACCCCACTCCTCCAAATCCAAAGGTAAACAGAGCCTTAGacaattcctttttctttttcttaaagTAGTCTCTAGCTGGCTTTCTTTCTCTAAAATCTGCAGGTTGTTGGAAGGTAAGTGTTTTGGAGTGTTCTTCAAATCAAGTTTTCAATTCCTCTATACGTACTCCTTCTAAGGATTCCTCTAAACTCGTTTTTTGCACATTTTAGTTGCTCACAGTACATGCATTACAAGAACAAGCGGCGTAAACATACTTACATATTGAATTAATTCACGTCTATGTTCATTAGCGTCACTGAGTGGACGAACACTTAGTTTTGTTTTACGCGGATAACTGGAACTTCCACAATGCCCTTTGGGTTAGTTTCAGCGTGGAACAAGCGTAGGAGGAGCAAATCTCAGGATCAGGGTGAAGCCTGTAAGACATTTTTACCATCATTGTGATTTTTAAGCTTCAATGTAGTAGGAAAAATGGAAATTGAGTAGATGACATGAACTACTTTTTCAGGGATTTACAAACCTGCGGAATTCTGGCAACTTGAGCAACAAAACCCACCTGCAAAAAGACGACATGGATCATCTGTTTTCACCCACAAAGAGATGGAAGAAGCCACAAAATCATTCAGCGATGAAAATTTTATCGGAAAAGGAGGTTTTGGGCGGGTATACAAGGGAACTCTTCGATCAGGGGAGGTATGGATTTGGAAGCATAATTTTATTTCCTTTCATAAAGACTGTatagatcaaaatgaaaagcATGACATAACAAACCATCTAAAATTCATCGGTAAAACGGAATTTGGTTTGAAGGAAAAACTTGTTGACTGAATTTTAATCTCATGAAATCAATATGTACTTCTTACTCATGTGAAGCTATGATGTTTGCTACTCTTTGTTATGTACTGAATTTTAACAAGGGCAAGAGTGCCGCTGATTGAAGCGAAAAATTCCCTCTATTCAAACAAACACCAACTCCTACGGCTACAAGTTTCATTCAAGCGGAAAATAGTTGTAGCCAAAGAAATGATATTACCTTTAAAATTGAACAAACTGTCAGCTGAGTGAATGATGCCGCTTTGTGGATCCCTCAGGTTGTGGCAATCAAGAAAATGGAACTTCCACCGCTAAAAGAAGCAGAAGGCGAACGTGAATTTCGAGTAGAAGTTGACATCTTGAGCAGGCTGGACCATCCGAATCTGGTTTCTTTAATAGGTTATTGTGCAGATGGAAAGCACCGGTTCCTTGTTTATGAATACATGCAAAATGGCAACCTACAGGATCACTTGAACAGTGAGTTTGCttcatttaaaagaaaaattcgcCTAAACTTTTCTCGATTACTCaaatcaactaataaaaaaattgttagaaatagGTGAAACTAAGATGGACTGGTCGACAAGGCTCAAAATAGCATTAGGGGCAGCAAGGGGACTTGCTTATCTCCATTCAAGTTCAGCAGTTGGCATTCCTATTGTCCATAGAGATCTCAAATCCACCAACATACTTTTAAGCACCAACTTTGATGCAAAGGTAAAAAATTCCAGCTCCTAAATCACGAAACTGACCATACTGCAATGATTGAGCACAAAAACTAACCATGACAGTGGCAGTGATACAGATATCAGATTTTGGACTAGCAAAGTTGATGCCAGAGGGACAGGAAACATATGCAACAGTCAATGTACTTGGTACTTTTGGATACTTCGATCCCGAGTACACATCGGTATGCTTATGTTATTCAGTAACCTCTAATTGTGTGTTTCTTTCTGCACCGTTCGTTTGAGAATAAATCTCAACTTTCAAAACTTATCCATTTCTGTATTAATTGCAAAAACTTTAACATTCGGGTCTCTTTCAATGTTTCCCTCTATAACGGAAGAGAGAGGATCAACACACCAGCTACCTTAATTAATAATCCTCCGTACTCCGTCCCCTTGAGTTTGCTACTTAGGGGATTGGCACAAAATATT from Amaranthus tricolor cultivar Red isolate AtriRed21 chromosome 3, ASM2621246v1, whole genome shotgun sequence includes:
- the LOC130807569 gene encoding probable serine/threonine-protein kinase PBL28 isoform X3, producing MPFGLVSAWNKRRRSKSQDQGEAWIYKPAEFWQLEQQNPPAKRRHGSSVFTHKEMEEATKSFSDENFIGKGGFGRVYKGTLRSGEVVAIKKMELPPLKEAEGEREFRVEVDILSRLDHPNLVSLIGYCADGKHRFLVYEYMQNGNLQDHLNKIGETKMDWSTRLKIALGAARGLAYLHSSSAVGIPIVHRDLKSTNILLSTNFDAKISDFGLAKLMPEGQETYATVNVLGTFGYFDPEYTSQVTRIILMRCYTGDRQED
- the LOC130807569 gene encoding probable serine/threonine-protein kinase PBL28 isoform X2, whose protein sequence is MPFGLVSAWNKRRRSKSQDQGEAWIYKPAEFWQLEQQNPPAKRRHGSSVFTHKEMEEATKSFSDENFIGKGGFGRVYKGTLRSGEVVAIKKMELPPLKEAEGEREFRVEVDILSRLDHPNLVSLIGYCADGKHRFLVYEYMQNGNLQDHLNSETKMDWSTRLKIALGAARGLAYLHSSSAVGIPIVHRDLKSTNILLSTNFDAKISDFGLAKLMPEGQETYATVNVLGTFGYFDPEYTSTGRLTLQSDVYAFGVVLLELLTGRRAIDLNQGPTDQNLVLQARNMLNDRRKLRKIIDPELPRNSYTMESTAMFANLASRCVRIDSTERPTMSECVKELQLIFHTNSKGLGMALHTFRMI
- the LOC130807569 gene encoding probable serine/threonine-protein kinase PBL28 isoform X1 — protein: MPFGLVSAWNKRRRSKSQDQGEAWIYKPAEFWQLEQQNPPAKRRHGSSVFTHKEMEEATKSFSDENFIGKGGFGRVYKGTLRSGEVVAIKKMELPPLKEAEGEREFRVEVDILSRLDHPNLVSLIGYCADGKHRFLVYEYMQNGNLQDHLNKIGETKMDWSTRLKIALGAARGLAYLHSSSAVGIPIVHRDLKSTNILLSTNFDAKISDFGLAKLMPEGQETYATVNVLGTFGYFDPEYTSTGRLTLQSDVYAFGVVLLELLTGRRAIDLNQGPTDQNLVLQARNMLNDRRKLRKIIDPELPRNSYTMESTAMFANLASRCVRIDSTERPTMSECVKELQLIFHTNSKGLGMALHTFRMI
- the LOC130807568 gene encoding MLP-like protein 423, whose translation is MASTQGKLEVDVEVKSNPDKFWSSIRESDKVFPKAFPELYKSIDILEGDGKAVGSVRLVNFAEGFPFVTKSKEKVEAVDEENKTVSYSVLEGEVLNFYKSFKAHLTIKPKEEGSLVKWSCEFEKSTENAPDPETVFKDFAVKTFHDLDAYLLKA